In Paracoccus methylovorus, a genomic segment contains:
- a CDS encoding VUT family protein has protein sequence MSRLLPGVIAMATVVVASNILVQHLLGSWLTWGALTYPVAFLVTDIMNRVYGPTAARKVVYAGFVTGVLCSVVAAGLDKTTLRISVASGAAFLSAQLMDISVFNQLRKYNWWLPPLAASIAGSIFDTTVFFTIAFASQLTPIFPNDDVSWANELVPLLGHGPVLPLWVSLAVADCAVKLAQAILALVPFRIVVGNLIQRRVQTH, from the coding sequence ATGTCCCGTCTTCTTCCCGGCGTCATCGCCATGGCCACCGTCGTTGTGGCCTCGAACATCCTGGTCCAGCACCTGCTGGGCTCCTGGCTGACATGGGGCGCGCTGACCTATCCGGTCGCCTTCCTCGTCACCGACATCATGAACCGGGTCTACGGTCCGACCGCCGCGCGCAAAGTGGTCTATGCCGGCTTCGTGACAGGGGTGCTGTGTTCGGTGGTCGCGGCGGGACTGGACAAGACCACGCTGCGCATCTCAGTCGCCTCGGGCGCTGCTTTCCTTTCAGCACAGTTGATGGATATCTCGGTTTTCAATCAGTTGCGAAAATACAACTGGTGGCTGCCCCCCTTGGCGGCAAGCATCGCCGGCTCGATATTCGATACCACGGTTTTCTTCACCATCGCCTTTGCCTCGCAACTGACGCCTATCTTCCCCAACGACGATGTTTCTTGGGCGAATGAGCTGGTTCCGCTGCTGGGACACGGTCCGGTTTTGCCGCTTTGGGTTTCGCTCGCAGTGGCCGACTGTGCGGTAAAGCTCGCGCAGGCAATCCTTGCACTGGTTCCTTTCCGCATCGTCGTCGGAAATTTGATCCAACGCCGGGTGCAAACCCATTGA
- a CDS encoding acyl-CoA thioesterase, whose translation MYPMLRFAKEMLKYRRAPRLGVLDAHVSTHRCWPWDLDPWIELNNGRTLTLYDLGRLPMAVRTGIIDTMRENRWGITVAGNTVRYRRRIKAFQRFTMVSRTLGWDARFLYMEQSMWRDGECCNHMLLRGAITSDQGIVAPERLMQAAGRDTLSPELPNWVRAWIAADAQRPWPPVLPPIVPTERNRDLPA comes from the coding sequence ATGTATCCCATGCTCCGCTTTGCCAAGGAGATGCTGAAATACCGCCGCGCACCACGGCTTGGGGTGCTGGATGCGCATGTCTCGACCCATCGCTGCTGGCCTTGGGATCTCGACCCCTGGATCGAGCTGAACAACGGCCGCACGCTGACGCTTTACGACCTTGGCCGTTTGCCGATGGCGGTCAGGACCGGCATCATCGACACGATGCGGGAAAATCGCTGGGGCATCACCGTGGCCGGCAACACCGTGCGTTATCGCCGGCGGATCAAGGCGTTCCAGCGCTTTACCATGGTTTCGCGCACCTTGGGCTGGGATGCGCGTTTTCTGTACATGGAGCAAAGCATGTGGCGCGACGGCGAGTGCTGCAACCATATGCTGCTGCGTGGCGCGATCACCTCGGACCAGGGCATCGTTGCGCCCGAGCGGCTGATGCAGGCGGCCGGGCGCGATACGCTCAGCCCCGAATTGCCGAATTGGGTGCGGGCCTGGATCGCAGCGGACGCCCAGCGGCCTTGGCCCCCCGTTTTACCGCCCATCGTGCCAACCGAGCGGAATCGAGACTTGCCAGCCTGA
- a CDS encoding YggT family protein has protein sequence MGTLHYALMLVLDVVWFVMIVHIIMSWLINFQVLNLRQPLIWQIWSGLNRLLEPIYGPVRSILPNTGGLDLAPLVVFIIIIILQRALANNAGFFYGF, from the coding sequence ATGGGCACGCTTCACTACGCCTTGATGCTGGTACTCGACGTCGTCTGGTTCGTGATGATCGTCCATATCATCATGTCATGGCTCATCAACTTTCAGGTGCTTAACCTGCGCCAACCGTTGATCTGGCAGATCTGGAGCGGGCTGAACCGGCTGCTGGAACCGATCTATGGGCCGGTGCGCTCGATCCTGCCGAATACCGGCGGGCTGGATCTGGCGCCGTTGGTGGTTTTCATCATCATCATCATCCTGCAACGCGCGCTCGCCAATAACGCCGGCTTCTTTTACGGCTTTTAG
- a CDS encoding MFS transporter: MSMERRRIWGWWFFDWASQPFATLLMTFIFPVYYAQIARQHYVSQGLSPEAAGAAAQALWGYGLGICGIIIAGLAPVLGAIADNTGRRLIWVWIFSALYVVGSWGLWFLIPDQPNLYLAILSFGIGLIGMEFATIFTNALLPGLAPHQEIGRISGSGFAFGYLGGVISLAVVLLFLAENAQTGHTMLGIAPLFGLDPTLREGTRAAGPFTALWYLVFMIPFALWVPEAPGPRRPLRIGVAMAQLWRLLASLRHRHSLAAWLASSMFSRDALNALYAFGGVYAATVLGWPVFLAGVFGVVSAVSAAAISWIGGRADRRWGPKPVIIICTLVLILVCILVTGMSRQHVLGLPVPDGSRLPDALFFLCGALIGGAGGALQSASRTMMVRHTTPERATEAFGLYALSGKATAFLAPLLIAMVTDVTGSQRLGISPLIGMFLLALILLGWVKAKGEAAQ, translated from the coding sequence ATGAGCATGGAACGCAGACGCATCTGGGGCTGGTGGTTCTTTGACTGGGCCAGTCAACCCTTTGCGACCCTGCTGATGACTTTCATCTTTCCGGTCTATTACGCCCAGATCGCCCGGCAGCATTATGTCTCGCAGGGCCTGTCGCCCGAAGCGGCGGGGGCCGCGGCGCAGGCGCTATGGGGTTACGGGCTGGGCATTTGCGGGATCATCATCGCTGGTCTTGCGCCGGTGCTGGGTGCCATCGCCGACAATACCGGGCGCCGGCTGATCTGGGTCTGGATTTTTTCCGCCCTCTACGTCGTGGGCTCCTGGGGGCTGTGGTTCCTCATCCCGGACCAGCCGAACCTGTATCTGGCGATCCTGTCCTTTGGGATCGGGCTGATCGGCATGGAGTTCGCCACCATCTTTACCAATGCCCTGCTGCCCGGCTTAGCACCGCATCAGGAAATCGGCCGCATCTCTGGCTCGGGCTTTGCCTTCGGTTACCTGGGCGGAGTGATCTCGCTGGCCGTGGTGCTGCTGTTTCTGGCCGAGAATGCGCAAACCGGACATACCATGCTGGGGATTGCCCCCTTGTTCGGGCTCGACCCGACGCTGCGCGAAGGGACGCGGGCCGCCGGACCGTTCACCGCGCTGTGGTATCTGGTCTTCATGATCCCCTTCGCGCTTTGGGTGCCCGAGGCACCGGGTCCGCGCCGCCCGCTGCGGATCGGCGTGGCGATGGCCCAGCTTTGGCGCCTGCTCGCCAGCCTCCGGCATCGGCATTCGCTGGCTGCCTGGCTTGCCTCGTCCATGTTCTCGCGCGATGCGCTGAACGCGCTTTATGCCTTTGGCGGCGTCTATGCCGCCACGGTGCTGGGCTGGCCGGTGTTCCTTGCCGGTGTCTTTGGCGTGGTCAGCGCCGTTTCGGCAGCGGCAATCAGTTGGATCGGCGGTCGCGCCGACCGCCGCTGGGGTCCCAAGCCCGTCATCATCATCTGCACGCTGGTCCTGATCCTCGTCTGCATCCTCGTCACCGGGATGAGCCGCCAGCATGTCCTGGGCCTGCCCGTGCCGGATGGTTCGCGCCTGCCGGATGCGCTGTTCTTTCTGTGCGGGGCGCTGATCGGCGGGGCGGGTGGGGCGCTGCAATCTGCCAGCCGGACGATGATGGTGCGTCATACCACGCCCGAACGCGCAACCGAGGCCTTTGGCCTTTACGCGCTTTCCGGCAAGGCGACGGCGTTTCTGGCGCCCTTGCTGATCGCCATGGTGACGGATGTGACCGGCAGCCAACGGCTCGGCATCTCTCCGCTTATCGGGATGTTCCTTCTGGCGCTGATTCTGCTAGGCTGGGTCAAAGCAAAAGGAGAGGCCGCGCAGTGA
- a CDS encoding esterase-like activity of phytase family protein, whose amino-acid sequence MPGRRHRPLRRSGWVSSTTAIRGRLSGLALSLSLILLSVSSACAADPAPQPASWPAPNVEYVATYVWRMEDETFGGFSGIEISADGRHFTALSDRATIRWGSVQRDAQGRIRGLDLAGQARLRDSDGKPLKPGWQGDSEGLAIAEDGTIWVSFEGLTRVARHDTPDSPSKPLPRPPEFKAMQRNSSLEALAITPDGTLLTLPERSGALTRPFPVWRWRNGEWDQPFSIPRSGDWLAVGADIGPDGRFYLLERDFKGLLGFRSRVRRFDLGESGVSNEQVLLESRPLQYDNLEGISVWHDGQGIRITLISDDNFGWLQRTELVEYRVTE is encoded by the coding sequence ATGCCAGGTCGTCGGCACCGCCCGCTAAGACGCAGCGGCTGGGTCAGCAGCACGACAGCGATCCGGGGCCGCCTGTCGGGCCTTGCGCTGTCGCTGTCGCTGATACTGCTGTCCGTTTCCTCGGCTTGCGCTGCCGATCCTGCACCGCAACCCGCGTCCTGGCCGGCGCCCAATGTGGAATACGTAGCCACCTACGTCTGGCGGATGGAGGACGAGACCTTCGGTGGCTTCTCGGGCATCGAGATCAGCGCCGACGGCCGCCACTTCACCGCGCTGTCCGACCGTGCCACGATTCGCTGGGGCAGCGTTCAGCGTGATGCGCAAGGCCGCATCCGCGGGCTTGACCTGGCCGGTCAGGCGCGTTTGCGCGATAGCGACGGCAAACCGCTCAAGCCCGGCTGGCAGGGCGACAGCGAAGGGCTGGCCATCGCCGAGGACGGCACGATCTGGGTCAGTTTCGAGGGGCTGACCCGCGTGGCCCGCCATGACACGCCCGACAGCCCCTCGAAGCCGCTGCCCCGCCCCCCCGAATTCAAGGCGATGCAGCGAAACTCCTCGCTCGAGGCGCTGGCAATCACGCCAGACGGCACGCTTCTGACCCTGCCCGAGCGGTCTGGCGCGCTGACCCGGCCCTTTCCCGTCTGGCGCTGGCGCAACGGCGAATGGGACCAACCCTTTTCAATCCCGCGTTCGGGCGACTGGCTGGCGGTTGGGGCTGACATCGGCCCCGACGGGCGCTTCTATCTGCTGGAACGAGATTTTAAAGGCCTGCTTGGCTTTCGGTCTCGCGTCCGACGCTTTGACCTGGGCGAAAGCGGCGTCTCGAATGAGCAGGTGCTGCTGGAATCGCGCCCGCTGCAATATGACAATCTGGAAGGCATCTCGGTCTGGCATGACGGACAGGGAATCCGTATTACTCTGATTTCGGATGATAATTTTGGCTGGCTCCAGCGTACGGAACTGGTCGAATACCGAGTGACGGAATGA
- the mepA gene encoding penicillin-insensitive murein endopeptidase, translating into MIRKFLTAAVLALTGVGIVQPASADPLARSVFGAVAGPTAGNPVSIGFYSKGCVSGAAQLPESGPTWQAMRLSRNRNWGHPELVNFLIGLSGAARQAGWQGLYVGDMGQPRGGPMTSGHASHQSGLDADIWMLPPQSLKLTTTQREKISSQSVVNKAGTAPSSLWSGTHMAIMRAAARDPRVERIFVDPVAKVAMCQMETGNRAWLRKVRPLNGHDYHFHVRLTCPAGSVCQQQDPPPPGDGCAEAAEWIKNRIDPSRVKPVPPDPNYRHPRSYRLSEMPRQCQVVGTAR; encoded by the coding sequence GTGATCCGCAAATTCCTGACCGCCGCCGTGCTGGCGTTGACCGGGGTTGGCATTGTCCAGCCCGCCAGTGCCGACCCGCTGGCCCGCAGTGTCTTCGGCGCCGTTGCCGGCCCGACCGCAGGCAATCCAGTCTCGATCGGGTTTTATTCCAAGGGCTGCGTCTCGGGCGCGGCGCAACTGCCGGAATCCGGCCCGACCTGGCAGGCCATGCGCCTGTCCCGGAATCGCAACTGGGGTCATCCCGAGCTGGTCAACTTTCTGATCGGCCTGTCGGGCGCCGCGCGTCAGGCCGGCTGGCAGGGGCTTTATGTCGGCGACATGGGCCAGCCACGCGGCGGCCCCATGACCTCGGGCCATGCCAGCCACCAATCGGGTCTTGACGCCGATATCTGGATGCTGCCCCCGCAAAGCCTGAAATTGACGACCACGCAGCGCGAAAAAATCTCGTCGCAATCAGTGGTGAATAAGGCGGGCACTGCACCTTCGTCACTGTGGAGCGGCACGCATATGGCGATCATGCGCGCAGCCGCCCGCGACCCGCGCGTCGAGCGTATCTTTGTCGATCCGGTCGCCAAGGTGGCCATGTGCCAGATGGAGACCGGCAACCGCGCATGGCTGCGCAAGGTGCGCCCGCTGAACGGCCATGATTATCACTTCCACGTCCGGCTGACCTGCCCCGCGGGCTCGGTTTGCCAACAGCAGGACCCGCCCCCGCCCGGCGATGGCTGCGCCGAGGCCGCAGAATGGATCAAGAATCGCATCGACCCCAGCCGCGTCAAGCCGGTGCCGCCCGATCCGAACTATCGTCACCCCCGCAGCTATCGGCTGAGCGAGATGCCCCGTCAATGCCAGGTCGTCGGCACCGCCCGCTAA
- the recQ gene encoding DNA helicase RecQ: protein MSAAPLLRQVFGFDAFRPGQEEIVDAVAAGRDVLAIMPTGGGKSLCYQLPALIRDGLTVVISPLIALMRDQVRALTEAGVAAAALTSGNSEDENAEVMRALNARELRLLYMAPERLVSGATVPMLRRAGVQAIAVDEAHCVSQWGHDFRPDYLRVGELRRALRVPLAAFTATADAETRDEIVARLFDGTQPQIFLRGFDRPNIHLAFQPKDGPRRQILDFAAARRGQSGIVYCGTRAKTEALAAALNQSGLAATAYHGGMEGEARREVEARFQREDGLIVVATVAFGMGIDKPDIRWVAHADLPKSIEAYYQEIGRGGRDGAPAETLTLYGPDDIRLRRGQIDEGLAPPERKAADHARLNALLGLAEATGCRRVALLGYFGETAVPCGNCDICDAPPECFDATEAVQKVLSAILRTGQTYGAGHVIDVLTGTMTDRIGQRGHDRLPTFGVGRDLSKPQWQAVVRQMLGRDLIRPDPERHGGLAITAAAHPVLRGEERITLRRDLVSRARPAVVVRASVDEEDAPLLSALKAKRRALAEAARVPAYVIFPDRTLIEMAQTRPGTLDEMARVNGVGAKKLESYGEEFLRVIAGEVTPMHPARRALAGRAAGDLFDRLAEVQSRLARGEDGTEKPLSVSSSALRRIAQDRPRDLSRYLDEPRFHRFGAAFTAEIADDSEA from the coding sequence GTGTCGGCCGCCCCCCTTCTGCGGCAGGTCTTCGGCTTCGACGCCTTTCGGCCGGGGCAGGAAGAGATCGTGGATGCCGTCGCGGCCGGCCGCGACGTGCTGGCGATCATGCCGACCGGCGGCGGCAAGTCGCTGTGCTATCAACTGCCCGCACTGATACGGGACGGGCTGACGGTGGTGATTTCGCCGCTGATCGCCCTGATGCGCGATCAGGTCCGTGCATTGACCGAAGCGGGCGTCGCTGCCGCCGCCCTGACCAGCGGCAATTCCGAGGACGAGAACGCCGAGGTGATGCGGGCGCTGAATGCGCGCGAACTGCGACTGCTTTACATGGCGCCCGAGCGGCTGGTGTCCGGGGCGACCGTGCCGATGCTGCGCCGCGCCGGGGTGCAGGCCATCGCCGTGGACGAGGCGCATTGCGTCAGCCAGTGGGGGCATGACTTCCGCCCCGATTATCTGCGGGTTGGCGAGTTGCGCCGGGCGCTGCGCGTGCCCTTGGCCGCCTTTACCGCCACCGCCGATGCCGAGACCCGCGACGAGATCGTGGCGCGGCTGTTCGACGGCACGCAACCACAGATATTCCTGCGCGGCTTTGATCGGCCGAATATCCATCTGGCCTTCCAGCCCAAGGACGGACCGCGCCGGCAGATCCTCGATTTCGCCGCCGCCCGGCGCGGACAGTCGGGCATCGTCTATTGCGGCACCCGCGCCAAGACCGAGGCATTGGCAGCCGCGCTGAACCAGTCGGGTCTGGCCGCGACCGCCTATCATGGCGGTATGGAGGGTGAGGCCCGCCGCGAGGTCGAGGCGCGGTTCCAGCGCGAGGATGGGCTGATCGTGGTGGCCACGGTCGCTTTTGGCATGGGCATCGACAAGCCCGACATTCGCTGGGTCGCGCATGCGGACCTGCCCAAGTCGATCGAGGCCTATTATCAAGAGATCGGCCGTGGCGGCCGCGATGGTGCCCCTGCCGAGACGCTGACGCTTTACGGCCCCGACGACATCCGCTTGCGTCGGGGGCAGATCGACGAGGGGCTGGCCCCGCCCGAACGCAAGGCCGCTGATCATGCCCGGCTGAATGCGCTGCTGGGGCTGGCCGAGGCGACCGGATGCCGGCGCGTCGCTTTGCTGGGCTATTTCGGGGAAACCGCTGTGCCCTGCGGGAATTGCGACATCTGCGACGCTCCGCCCGAGTGTTTCGACGCGACAGAGGCGGTGCAAAAGGTGCTTTCGGCCATTCTGCGCACCGGCCAGACCTATGGCGCGGGTCATGTGATCGACGTGCTGACCGGCACCATGACCGACCGTATCGGTCAGCGCGGCCATGATCGGCTGCCGACATTTGGTGTCGGTCGCGACCTGTCGAAGCCGCAATGGCAGGCGGTCGTTCGCCAGATGCTGGGCCGCGACCTGATCCGCCCCGACCCCGAGCGCCATGGCGGGTTGGCCATTACCGCCGCCGCCCATCCCGTGCTGCGCGGGGAAGAGCGTATCACGCTGCGCCGTGATCTGGTCAGTCGTGCCCGGCCTGCCGTGGTCGTCCGCGCCTCGGTCGATGAAGAGGACGCGCCGCTGCTTTCGGCCCTTAAGGCCAAGCGCCGGGCGCTGGCCGAGGCGGCGCGCGTGCCGGCCTATGTGATCTTTCCCGACCGCACCCTGATCGAGATGGCCCAGACCCGCCCGGGCACGCTGGACGAGATGGCGCGCGTGAATGGCGTTGGTGCGAAAAAGCTGGAAAGCTATGGCGAGGAATTCCTGCGCGTCATCGCCGGCGAGGTGACGCCCATGCACCCTGCCCGTCGCGCCTTGGCCGGGCGGGCCGCAGGGGACCTGTTCGACCGTCTGGCCGAGGTGCAGAGCCGTCTGGCCCGGGGCGAGGACGGGACCGAGAAGCCGCTTTCCGTCAGCAGTTCAGCCCTGCGCCGTATCGCGCAGGATCGGCCCCGGGACCTGTCACGCTATCTGGATGAGCCTCGGTTTCACCGGTTCGGCGCGGCCTTTACCGCCGAGATCGCAGACGACTCCGAGGCCTGA
- a CDS encoding serine hydrolase domain-containing protein, which yields MTLSVTIAALDNAIDSALAQRRIVGCVVLLAQDGRLAYARAEGFADREAGLPMQQATWLRYASVSKPFTTVAALRLIGMGRLSPQDPVTRWLPDFTPALPDGNRPVITVDQLMSHLAGLDYGFNQPPDGPYARAGVSDGIGDSGISLAENLRRIASVPLDRMPGTRWRYSVATDVLGAVIEAAADMPLPEAMAQLVTAPLGIEAGFRAPATADLAVSYADARPEPQRMRGPTRLAKPLQPEQTYAFLPERIHDPSAYPSGGGGMAGTAEAALTLLETLRAGSFLGESLRAEAQHNRINQRHPLRGPGWGHAWAGAIITDTDRAGIGLPRGSLAWGGIYGHSWIIDPARNRCLVALTNTAVEGMNGAFATEITAAAAA from the coding sequence ATGACCCTATCCGTCACCATCGCCGCGCTGGATAACGCCATCGACAGCGCATTGGCCCAGCGGCGGATTGTCGGATGCGTGGTGCTTTTGGCTCAGGACGGTCGCCTTGCCTATGCACGCGCCGAAGGATTTGCAGATCGCGAGGCCGGGCTGCCGATGCAGCAAGCGACCTGGCTACGCTATGCTTCGGTTTCCAAACCCTTCACCACCGTCGCGGCGCTGCGGCTGATCGGCATGGGCCGGCTGTCACCCCAGGATCCGGTGACGCGATGGCTGCCCGACTTCACCCCAGCCCTGCCCGATGGCAACCGACCCGTAATCACCGTCGACCAATTGATGTCGCATCTGGCGGGGCTCGATTATGGCTTCAACCAGCCGCCGGACGGACCCTATGCACGGGCCGGCGTTTCGGACGGCATCGGTGATAGCGGGATTTCGCTGGCCGAGAACCTGCGCCGCATTGCCTCGGTGCCGCTGGACCGGATGCCCGGCACGCGCTGGCGCTATTCGGTGGCGACCGACGTGCTGGGTGCGGTGATCGAGGCAGCGGCGGACATGCCCTTGCCCGAGGCCATGGCGCAACTGGTGACCGCCCCCTTGGGCATCGAGGCCGGGTTCCGGGCGCCCGCGACCGCCGATCTGGCCGTGAGTTACGCAGATGCCCGCCCCGAACCGCAACGGATGCGCGGCCCGACCCGGCTGGCAAAGCCGCTGCAGCCCGAGCAAACCTATGCCTTCCTGCCCGAGCGTATCCACGATCCCTCCGCCTATCCCTCGGGTGGCGGTGGGATGGCAGGGACGGCTGAAGCCGCGCTGACGCTGCTGGAAACCCTGCGGGCGGGCAGCTTCCTGGGGGAAAGCCTGCGCGCCGAGGCGCAGCACAACCGTATCAACCAACGCCACCCGCTGCGCGGCCCCGGCTGGGGTCATGCCTGGGCCGGGGCGATCATCACCGACACGGACCGGGCGGGTATCGGCCTGCCTCGGGGCAGCCTCGCCTGGGGCGGCATCTACGGCCACAGCTGGATCATCGATCCCGCCCGCAACCGTTGCCTCGTCGCGCTGACCAATACCGCGGTCGAGGGCATGAACGGTGCCTTCGCGACAGAGATTACCGCGGCGGCGGCTGCATGA